The window CTAGAGCCTTCCTCACTAGGTATACCAACGAAACTCAATAAATTCCCAACCTACCAGAATCCCAAAGAATATCTGGGTTGCTTTATGGATCTAGGGTCAGACCTCTCATTGAACACCTTAGCCGAGACCTACCAAGCACTTACGAAGCTTTGTTAGAAAAGGCATATAAGTGGTTAAATGCTAAGGAAATAGCAGTTAACTACGTCCTAGACGATGCTCCCATGAATACGCGAAAAGAAAAATCAGAAAGAAGGGATGACAAACATGGTAGGAAGGAGGATAAATGGAGATTTCACCCTTACCGAAGAGAAACCGGAGCCGGGATCCTAGGGGCGTTGATAAAAACCCCCAAGGAAATCCTAGCAACGGAAAAAGCAGCCAACAAGTTCAAAGCCCCGGGAAAGATTTCCAACAGAGGGAGGAATAGATACATGACCAAGTTTTGTGACTTCCACAATGATTTTGGGCACGATACGGATGAATGCTTCAACCTCAAAACAGCCATTGAGGAGGATGTTAAGTCGGGCAAACTATCCCATCTCATAAAAGGAATCCGAGAACTAAAGAAAGAGAGGGTACAGGAAAAGAAAATGGAAGACACGAGGCAAGCAGCAGAAAATGTAATCCTGGCAATATATGCACACCAGCCTTGTAAGAAAAGAGAAAGATGTCGTATCGTCAGAGAA of the Rutidosis leptorrhynchoides isolate AG116_Rl617_1_P2 chromosome 5, CSIRO_AGI_Rlap_v1, whole genome shotgun sequence genome contains:
- the LOC139849586 gene encoding uncharacterized protein, translated to MCCAQGHQILPPIEANNNFWINQKTPFVPYIQNCAFPDGMKIPAHLIYYEGKDDPDDFLSIFEGAARMAKWDIHVACHAFSYMLKRDARVWFDSLPKDSVASFDDLKRQFRSKFSQQKRHKKNHVVAHGIKQKDSEGSRAFLTRVRPLIEHLSRDLPSTYEALLEKAYKWLNAKEIAVNYVLDDAPMNTRKEKSERRDDKHGRKEDKWRFHPYRRETGAGILGALIKTPKEILATEKAANKFKAPGKISNRGRNRYMTKFCDFHNDFGHDTDECFNLKTAIEEDVKSGKLSHLIKGIRELKKERVQEKKMEDTRQAAENVILAIYAHQPCKKRERCRIVREWSEVSFPALDTICPSDLPVTINGKIFNREVRRIYLDSGSACDVMYEHCFE